A stretch of Aythya fuligula isolate bAytFul2 chromosome 1, bAytFul2.pri, whole genome shotgun sequence DNA encodes these proteins:
- the AMOTL1 gene encoding angiomotin-like protein 1 isoform X1: MRGSEEVAAGTVLQRLIQEQLRYGNPSENMNLLAIQHQATGSAGPSNSTASTLSSTENLAPEDPQMVQPSARQEPQGQEHQGDGAVMEKQPRAAQPPHSSEELPTYEEAKAQSQFFRGQPPTGPGFYVAGASGQKSRTEGRPTVSRAGSGQAHKDEALKELKQGHVRSLSERIMQLSLERNGAKQHPPAPAGSKGLKATPAPNKGMDPRGPPPEYPYKAKAAAVAASPGSKVPEHGLFYGEQHPAGAQDVLKASYVAPQPARTEVAVVRYQPPPEYGVTSRQCQPPFPAPPAQQHSPMSSQASSAAGPLLPGSLGAPGQPPAPPGPQLTPDAFAIVERAQQMVEMLSEENHVLRQELEGYYEKADKLQKFEIEIQRISEAYEGLVKTTTKRESLDKAMRNKLEGEIRRLHDFNRDLRERLETANRQLASRDFDGHEDKSTEGLYVTQNKEHLKEKEKLEMELAAMRSTNEDQRRHIEILDQALNNAQAKVIKLEEELRRKQAYVEKVEKLQQALTQLQAACEKREQMERRLRTRLERELDSLRMQQRQGSYQANSLPEHNAPALMELVREKEERILALEADMTKWEQKYLEESTIRHFAMNAAATAATERIKNLHAKIIEKDAMIKVLQQRSRKDPGKVDSASLRPARSVPSIAAAAGTHSRQTSLTSNQIAEEKKEEKIWKGSIGLLLGKEHHDHPPGPSLPPPLPSLSCTPVPAASHTKTGSKDNSTQTDKSAELFWPATASFPGRGRLGTTPTHSPAPRPPGARPAGEKLENSSHGKPPDSKGRVSSLLHKPEFPDTDMMEVLI, encoded by the exons ATGCGAGGCTCGGAGGAGGTGGCAGCCGGCACGGTCCTGCAGCGCCTGAtccaggagcagctgaggtaTGGCAACCCCAGCGAGAACATGAACCTGCTGGCCATACAGCACCAAGCCACGGGCAGCGCCGGCCCCTCcaacagcactgccagcactcTCTCTTCCACAGAAAACCTCGCGCCAGAGGACCCACAAATGGTCCAGCCGTCGGCGCGGCAGGAACCGCAGGGGCAGGAGCACCAGGGGGACGGTGCTGTGATGGAGAAGCAGCCCCGGGCCGCGCAGCCCCCGCACAGCAGCGAAGAGCTCCCCACCTACGAGGAAGCCAAAGCCCAGTCCCAATTTTTCCGGGGCCAGCCGCCAACGGGGCCGGGGTTTTATGTCGCCGGCGCCTCCGGCCAGAAATCCAGGACGGAGGGGAGGCCGACGGTGAGCAGGGCCGGCAGCGGGCAGGCGCATAAGGACGAGGCGCTGAAGGAGCTGAAGCAGGGCCACGTGCGCTCGCTGAGTGAGAGGATCATGCAGCTCTCACTGGAGAGGAACGGGGCCAAGCAGCACCCACCAGCCCCGGCGGGCAGCAAGGGGCTGAAGGCGACCCCAGCGCCCAACAAAGGCATGGACCCGCGGGGCCCGCCGCCTGAATACCCCTACAAAGCCaaggcggcggcggtggcggcgtCCCCCGGCAGCAAGGTGCCTGAGCACGGGCTTTTCTATGGTGAGCAGCACCCAGCGGGAGCACAGGACGTCCTCAAGGCTTCCTATGTGGCGCCCCAGCCTGCCCGGACAGAGGTGGCTGTTGTCCGATACCAGCCGCCCCCCGAGTATGGGGTGACCAG CCGACAATGCCAGCCGCCCTTCCCAGCGCCGCCggcccagcagcacagccccatgtCCTCGCAGGCCTCCTCCGCCGCCGGCCCCCTGCTCCCGGGCTCCTTGGGAGCTCCTGGCCAGCCGCCAGCGCCACCGGGCCCGCAGCTGACGCCCGACGCCTTCGCCATCGTGGAGCGGGCGCAGCAGATGGTGGAGATGCTCTCCGAGGAGAACCACGTGCTgcggcaggagctggaggggtaCTACGAGAAGGCCGACAAGCTGCAGAAG TTTGAAATAGAGATTCAGAGGATTTCAGAAGCTTATGAGGGCCTGGTCAAGACCACCACTAAAAGGGAGTCTCTGGACAAAGCGATGAGAAACAAACTGGAAGGAGAAATTAGGAGACTTCACGATTTCAACAGGGATCTCCGTG AACGACTGGAGACAGCCAACAGGCAGCTAGCCAGCAGAGACTTCGATGGGCACGAGGATAAGTCCACAGAGGGCCTTTATGTCACTCAGA ACAAGGAGCActtgaaggagaaggagaagctggAGATGGAGCTCGCAGCCATGCGCTCCACCAACGAGGATCAGCGGAGGCACATCGAAATCCTCGACCAGGCCCTGAACAATGCTCAAGCCAAGGTCATCAAACTGGAAGAGGAG CTGCGCAGGAAGCAGGCCTACGTGGAGAAGgtggagaagctgcagcaggcGCTGACGCAGCTGCAGGCGGCCTGCGAGAAGAGGGAGCAGATGGAGCGGCGGCTGCGCACGCGCCTGGAGCGGGAGCTGGACTCGCTGCGGATGCAGCAG AGGCAGGGAAGCTACCAGGCAAACAGCCTCCCGGAGCACAATGCCCCGGCGCTGATGGAGCTGGTGCGGGAGAAGGAGGAGCGGATCCTGGCTCTGGAAGCCGACATGACCAAGTGGGAGCAGAAGTACCTGGAGGAGAGCACCATCAGGCACTTCGCCATGAACGCCGCAGCCACGGCTGCGACAGAGAG AATAAAGAATCTCCACGCAAAAATAATCGAGAAGGATGCCATGATCAAGGTCCTTCAGCAGCGCTCACGTAAGGATCCCGGAAAAGTCGACAGCGCCAGCCTGCGACCTGCTCGGTCCGTGCCCTCCATCGCTGCTGCCGCGGGCACGCATTCGCGCCAGACCTCGCTGACCAGCAACCAGATAGctgaggagaagaaggaagagaagatcTGGAAGGGAAGCATAG ggctgctcctggggaaggagcaCCACGACCACCCGCCGGGCCCCTCGCTGCCTCCTCCGCTGCCCTCCTTGTCGTGCACACCGGTGCCAGCAGCCTCCCACACGAAGACGGGCAGCAAAGACAACAGCACCCAGACCGACAAAAGCGCCGAGCTCTTCTGGCCCGCCACCGCCTCCTTCCCTGGCCGGGGCCGGCTGGGCACCACCCCGacacacagccctgctccacGGCCCCCGGGGGCACGGCCAGCAGGCGAGAAACTGG
- the AMOTL1 gene encoding angiomotin-like protein 1 isoform X2, translating to MRGSEEVAAGTVLQRLIQEQLRYGNPSENMNLLAIQHQATGSAGPSNSTASTLSSTENLAPEDPQMVQPSARQEPQGQEHQGDGAVMEKQPRAAQPPHSSEELPTYEEAKAQSQFFRGQPPTGPGFYVAGASGQKSRTEGRPTVSRAGSGQAHKDEALKELKQGHVRSLSERIMQLSLERNGAKQHPPAPAGSKGLKATPAPNKGMDPRGPPPEYPYKAKAAAVAASPGSKVPEHGLFYGEQHPAGAQDVLKASYVAPQPARTEVAVVRYQPPPEYGVTSRQCQPPFPAPPAQQHSPMSSQASSAAGPLLPGSLGAPGQPPAPPGPQLTPDAFAIVERAQQMVEMLSEENHVLRQELEGYYEKADKLQKFEIEIQRISEAYEGLVKTTTKRESLDKAMRNKLEGEIRRLHDFNRDLRERLETANRQLASRDFDGHEDKSTEGLYVTQNKEHLKEKEKLEMELAAMRSTNEDQRRHIEILDQALNNAQAKVIKLEEELRRKQAYVEKVEKLQQALTQLQAACEKREQMERRLRTRLERELDSLRMQQRQGSYQANSLPEHNAPALMELVREKEERILALEADMTKWEQKYLEESTIRHFAMNAAATAATERDASAPSHSRNGSYGESALEVRGWQEEEEIVQANRRCQDMEYTIKNLHAKIIEKDAMIKVLQQRSRKDPGKVDSASLRPARSVPSIAAAAGTHSRQTSLTSNQIAEEKKEEKIWKGSIGLLLGKEHHDHPPGPSLPPPLPSLSCTPVPAASHTKTGSKDNSTQTDKSAELFWPATASFPGRGRLGTTPTHSPAPRPPGARPAGEKLENSSHGKPPDSKGRVSSLLHKPEFPDTDMMEVLI from the exons ATGCGAGGCTCGGAGGAGGTGGCAGCCGGCACGGTCCTGCAGCGCCTGAtccaggagcagctgaggtaTGGCAACCCCAGCGAGAACATGAACCTGCTGGCCATACAGCACCAAGCCACGGGCAGCGCCGGCCCCTCcaacagcactgccagcactcTCTCTTCCACAGAAAACCTCGCGCCAGAGGACCCACAAATGGTCCAGCCGTCGGCGCGGCAGGAACCGCAGGGGCAGGAGCACCAGGGGGACGGTGCTGTGATGGAGAAGCAGCCCCGGGCCGCGCAGCCCCCGCACAGCAGCGAAGAGCTCCCCACCTACGAGGAAGCCAAAGCCCAGTCCCAATTTTTCCGGGGCCAGCCGCCAACGGGGCCGGGGTTTTATGTCGCCGGCGCCTCCGGCCAGAAATCCAGGACGGAGGGGAGGCCGACGGTGAGCAGGGCCGGCAGCGGGCAGGCGCATAAGGACGAGGCGCTGAAGGAGCTGAAGCAGGGCCACGTGCGCTCGCTGAGTGAGAGGATCATGCAGCTCTCACTGGAGAGGAACGGGGCCAAGCAGCACCCACCAGCCCCGGCGGGCAGCAAGGGGCTGAAGGCGACCCCAGCGCCCAACAAAGGCATGGACCCGCGGGGCCCGCCGCCTGAATACCCCTACAAAGCCaaggcggcggcggtggcggcgtCCCCCGGCAGCAAGGTGCCTGAGCACGGGCTTTTCTATGGTGAGCAGCACCCAGCGGGAGCACAGGACGTCCTCAAGGCTTCCTATGTGGCGCCCCAGCCTGCCCGGACAGAGGTGGCTGTTGTCCGATACCAGCCGCCCCCCGAGTATGGGGTGACCAG CCGACAATGCCAGCCGCCCTTCCCAGCGCCGCCggcccagcagcacagccccatgtCCTCGCAGGCCTCCTCCGCCGCCGGCCCCCTGCTCCCGGGCTCCTTGGGAGCTCCTGGCCAGCCGCCAGCGCCACCGGGCCCGCAGCTGACGCCCGACGCCTTCGCCATCGTGGAGCGGGCGCAGCAGATGGTGGAGATGCTCTCCGAGGAGAACCACGTGCTgcggcaggagctggaggggtaCTACGAGAAGGCCGACAAGCTGCAGAAG TTTGAAATAGAGATTCAGAGGATTTCAGAAGCTTATGAGGGCCTGGTCAAGACCACCACTAAAAGGGAGTCTCTGGACAAAGCGATGAGAAACAAACTGGAAGGAGAAATTAGGAGACTTCACGATTTCAACAGGGATCTCCGTG AACGACTGGAGACAGCCAACAGGCAGCTAGCCAGCAGAGACTTCGATGGGCACGAGGATAAGTCCACAGAGGGCCTTTATGTCACTCAGA ACAAGGAGCActtgaaggagaaggagaagctggAGATGGAGCTCGCAGCCATGCGCTCCACCAACGAGGATCAGCGGAGGCACATCGAAATCCTCGACCAGGCCCTGAACAATGCTCAAGCCAAGGTCATCAAACTGGAAGAGGAG CTGCGCAGGAAGCAGGCCTACGTGGAGAAGgtggagaagctgcagcaggcGCTGACGCAGCTGCAGGCGGCCTGCGAGAAGAGGGAGCAGATGGAGCGGCGGCTGCGCACGCGCCTGGAGCGGGAGCTGGACTCGCTGCGGATGCAGCAG AGGCAGGGAAGCTACCAGGCAAACAGCCTCCCGGAGCACAATGCCCCGGCGCTGATGGAGCTGGTGCGGGAGAAGGAGGAGCGGATCCTGGCTCTGGAAGCCGACATGACCAAGTGGGAGCAGAAGTACCTGGAGGAGAGCACCATCAGGCACTTCGCCATGAACGCCGCAGCCACGGCTGCGACAGAGAG GGACGCCTCGGCCCCGAGCCACTCGCGCAACGGCAGCTACGGCGAGAGCGCGCTGGAGGtgcggggctggcaggaggaggaggagatcgTGCAGGCCAACCGGCGGTGCCAGGACATGGAGTACAC AATAAAGAATCTCCACGCAAAAATAATCGAGAAGGATGCCATGATCAAGGTCCTTCAGCAGCGCTCACGTAAGGATCCCGGAAAAGTCGACAGCGCCAGCCTGCGACCTGCTCGGTCCGTGCCCTCCATCGCTGCTGCCGCGGGCACGCATTCGCGCCAGACCTCGCTGACCAGCAACCAGATAGctgaggagaagaaggaagagaagatcTGGAAGGGAAGCATAG ggctgctcctggggaaggagcaCCACGACCACCCGCCGGGCCCCTCGCTGCCTCCTCCGCTGCCCTCCTTGTCGTGCACACCGGTGCCAGCAGCCTCCCACACGAAGACGGGCAGCAAAGACAACAGCACCCAGACCGACAAAAGCGCCGAGCTCTTCTGGCCCGCCACCGCCTCCTTCCCTGGCCGGGGCCGGCTGGGCACCACCCCGacacacagccctgctccacGGCCCCCGGGGGCACGGCCAGCAGGCGAGAAACTGG